A region of the Gallaecimonas mangrovi genome:
ATTGTATTAAGTAATACTCAGGCAAATCCCTATAGCCCTTATAGTGATATTGAGTTAATTGTTGCCAGTAAAACGCGCAGTATATTTCAAAGCCGGAGTAGTGGTTTAGTTTTAATTGAAGCATTGCTGCGAAAAATAGCTCAACAGAATTTAAATAAAGAAAGAATGGAATCACTGGAAGAGCTATTTGGCGAATTTAATACCTTTCCATAAATAAAAAGGGCCCCAATTAAATTTGGGGCCAATACCACTTACAGAAACAATTAACTTTCTTTAGTCTTTTAACCAGTAAGGGTGCAATCCTTTTGCATCAGTTACCTTAGCAACCTGTTTGCCATTTTTATATTCAATGGCATATACCGGCAAATCATGGCGGTATTGTACTTCGGTAATTAACTGGCCTTGCTCGTTGTAGATTTTGCGCATTCCTTCACGCGACGAGTGCGAGTAGGGAAGGGTTTGCATGACCTTGCCATTCTTGAAGTAGTCGGTGCGGGTACCGGTACGCTGGCCTTTGTGGTCATGCTCAATATGGCTTTTCACCTCACCACTGCGGTAGTAGTCCACCTCTTCGGTATTACGGGCGCGGCCGCGCTCGTAAGTGGTGGTCATTTTCAGTTTGCCGTTATCCCAATACTCTTTTAGCGGGCCGGTCAATTTACCTTTTTTGTTATAGGTAATTTCCAGGCGCACTTGGCCATTTTCAAAATACTGCACGTATTTTCCGTATGGCTTGTTGTGGCGATATTCGCCCTTGGATAACAACTTACCGCTTGGGTAATACGCTATTTCTTCACCATTTCGTGAATGTTTTTTACCGGTTACGCCAACGACAACTTTTACTTGGCCGCCGGGGTAATAGGTGGTTTCTTTTCCGTTAGCGTAAGTTGGTGCGCCTAAGGTGTAGTCATTGGCCAAGACCGAACTTGACCCCAACACCAACAGCGAGGCAATAAGCAGATTACTTGCTTTCATTGACGTCACCCATAATCACTTTGATGGCATCTTGCTGAACGATGTAATTGTCATGTTCAGCACCTACGACGGTGTGCTCTTTCCAGTTAAACGGCGTTTTTAACTGTTTGGCGACGGCTTCGGCATATTTAAAGTAGTAATGCCCACGTTCAAAGCGTCCGTCGATACCGGTTCTGTTTGGCTCGGGAGCGTTACGGAACAGGTAATGGTTAAAGTCGTCGTCGTGGTCACCCAGCATCAAGGTGATAGGCAGTGCGAAGAAATGCTTTAAGGTTTCGGCATTAATGGCATCAACACCTTGGATGCTATAGGGCCATCTTTCATCGCGGGTGGGCAGGGTGTACCAGCCGGGGTTACCGACGATAGCCAGCTTAATGTCGGCCTGCGGGTAGAACATCAGCATGCGAATTAAAAACTGGCTGCCACCGCCGTGGCCATAGGCGTAGTAACGCTTGGCGTTGGTTTTCTCCCGGTGCTGGAAATCGGCAAAGATTTTATTGGGCAGCGTAAAGCTCCACTGATCTTTGGGATTAATCTGCTTGGGAACCACCTGGCCTTTCAGCTCGGCGCGGCTTACCGCGTGGTAGACGTTACCCAGGTTGTAGCCGTTGACGCTGGGATAGAGCCGGTTAGAAAACTCCGGCACCAGCAACATCAGGTTGTATTTTTCTGCCAGCGCTTTCCACTGGGCTGAGTATTCATCGGCATTGCGTTTACGGCCGTGAAACACAAACAGCACCGGGGTATTGGCGTTGTAATGGGAAGGCTTGTAATACCAGATCTTCATCAACTGGCCGCCCTGCCCGGTGGACGCCGGCATGGTGAAATTGTAGGTGTGATAGCCCTGTTCCAGCGCAGCGTTCGCACCAAACGAGCACAGTACCACCAACAAAGTGAGAAGATATTTCATAAATCACCTTTGTGGTTAGAAGTAATAGCGAAGCCCAAGCAGGTAGCTGTTTTCGTCGTTCACACGGTCACTTAGATAAGTCGCTGCCAGATACGTTTTTCTGGCCAGACGATACTCCAGCTCCATCCGCCAGTCTTCTTTCTTGCGGGTAACCGAGATCTCGCGGATAGACGAATAACCCAGGGTCATGGTGGTGCGGTTGGTAACGCTGTAGGCCAACATCGAGTCAAAACCGTTGAATTCACGCTTGGTGTAGTCAAAGTCGGTCAAGGTTTGGTGGTTGGCAGTAACACCCAGGTTCCAGTCGCCGTAGTACATGTCGAAACCGCCCATGTATTGGCGATGCTCACGCTCGTTTTCATCGGCAATGCTATCGGCAGACGCTTTAAAGTCGCTATAAGCCAGAGCTGGGCTGAATTTAAAGTCGCCATTGCGGTAGTCGTAGCGGTAACTGGCCATGTTGCCGTAATCAACCCGGGCATCAGACTCGCCATTGCCCATCACCCGGGCAAATTCGAAGGTGTTATGGCCGTTGGTGTAGTTCCACTGCACGGTGGCGTCTTGGCGGTTAAAGCTGTAGGACTTGTCGACACGGCTAAGCAGGTAGCTATTGGTATCCGGGGTCCAGTTAATGTACTTGTAGGTGATTTTAATGACCTGCCACAGCGGGTTTTGGGTACGGCCAATCAGTAAGTCACCGTATTTCTTGTTACTCAGGCCCAAATAGGCGTAACGCGGTGTCCAGGTGCCGTCGCTGCTGTGGGTGTCGTATTCCTCGGTGTTGGTTTGCCACTCATATTTGCCCACCACCTTGGTGCCTTCCAGGAAGGTGCCGTCAAGGCCGGTTAAGTAACGGGACATGGCAAAACCCAAACGGCCACCCATGCGGGCTTCGGCGCCGCTGTCTTCATCGCGGTTCCAACCGTTACCAATTTGCGCCTGCAAACGGCCATAAACATCGAGGGTGTTATCGGCATCTTTGTAGACGGTGGCGCCATAGCTCGTTGATGACATTGCGCTCAGGCCTAATGCCACTGCCAGGGAGGCAACTTTAATTTTTTTATCCATTGTGTGTTCCTGCTGTTTGGTTATTGCTGCGGGGGCTCTATTTTTCGGCCCCGGGCAGATTAAACGGCATTTCCAGCAAGAAACTGGCGGGAAAGCATGTTTCCCGGCGAGTGAGAAATGAACTTTCCCGGCAATAGCCAAAAAACAAAAGGCCGGTTAACCGGCCTTTTGTTGGGTCAGCAAAGACTTAGGAAAGGGCTGAGCGTTTGAAGTCCAGTTCGGTATCGGCGTAGGTTTTGGACACCTCGTAGAACTGGTCAGCAATGCTGATAAAGGTGTCAAAAATGCTTGGGTCAAAATGGCTACCCCTGCCTTCTTGCATGATGGCAATGGCCTTGGCGTGGGGAAAAGCCGGCTTATACACCCGCACACTAATCAGCGCATCATAGACATCGGCAATGGCCATCAACCGGGCTGACAGCGGAATATCTTCACCTTTAAGGCCCTGTGGGTAACCGCTGCCGTCCCACTTTTCATGGTGGCCGTAGGCAATTTCCATGGCGTAGCGCAGGAAGTTGTTGGCTTCATTCAGGGTGCCAATGGCGGCATTCAGGGCATCGCGCCCATACCCGGGGTGCTTTTTCATTTCGGCAAATTCGGCGTCGGTGAGTTTGCCGGGTTTTAGTAAAATATGGTCTGGCACCCCAACCTTGCCAATGTCGTGCAAGGGCGCAGATTTAAAGAGCATGGTGATATTTTCCGGCGTCAGCTCCACGGCGTATTGGGGCTTTTTGGCCAGTTCCGTGGCCAGAAGCTGCACATAATGCTGGGTGCGACGAATATGGTTGCCGGTTTCCGGATCGCGCGCTTCGGCCAGGGCACCCATCGATACCATGGCTACGTCCTGCAGCTCGGCTAGCTGGTGGGTACGCTCGCGCACCTTGTCTTCCAGTTGCTGGTTTTGTTGTTCTAATGCTTTACGGGCCTGGGCCAGCGCTAAGTGGTTTTTTACCCGCGCCAGCAAAATCGGCGGGCTCAAGGGTTTGGTAATGTAATCGGCGGCGCCCAATGCCAAACCGTGGGCTTCGTCTTTAATATCGGCTTTAGCGGTGAGAAATATCACCGGAATGGCCTGGGTATTGGGGTCGGCCTTGAGCTGCTGGCATAACTGGTAACCGTCGACATCCGGCATCATTACATCAAGCAGAATAAGGTCTGGTGCCTTACGTTCAATGATTTTAAGGGCCAACGTGGCGTTAATGGCCGCCTGAACGTTGTAGCTTTCCTTGAGCACTTCCTTGGCAACGTCGATATTGGCCGGCGTGTCATCAACAATCAAAATGGTGTACTGAGCGTTGTCCATGGGTTAATCCTTGATGGCCTCGGCCACAACGGCCTGTAAATGTACTTTCGCTTGCTCGTAGTCGTATTCGTCCAGGCAGCGTGCCAGCTTTTCCAATTCGGGTTTAACGCCGCTGGCCATGATGCCAAGCAACTGCTGGCAGCTTTCCTGGGCATTGACATCAAAGTCATCTATTTGCGCTTCAAGCCGCGCTAACACTGGCCCTGGCTGCTGCAACGCCGGCGCTTTAGCCGCGGCAGCTTTACCATCAAGCGCGGCGAGCTTTTGCAAGGTGTCTTGTAAGATTGCTGTTAGCTCGGCAATACCGGCGATATTGCCTGTGGCCAGTTGCGGTTCAATGGCTAAGCAGTGCTGGTAAAGCGCAGTGGCACCCAAGTTACCGGCCAAGCCTTTTAGGCGGTGCACTTCAAATTTTAAGGCGTCTGTATCGGCTTTTTCGGCAAGGCTGCTGAGCTTGGTGGCGGTTTGCTGCTCGTCGCGCGCGGCGTTTTGTAAAAGCTTTAGTAGCAGTTGGCTGTTACCGCCAAGGCGCAGCAGGGCATTGTCGATATCAAAGCCGCTAAGATCCTCAAAGCCAATGGTGTGGTTATCGGTTTTAACCGCTTGCTGGTGGGTTTCGGCCAGTGGCAAGTAGTGCGCGAGGGTGCTCATTAGTGCGTCGGGGTCGATGGGCTTTTTGACGTGGGCGTTCATACCGGCGTCTAAGCACTGCTGCACATCGCTTTCCATCACATTGGCGGTCATCGCAACGATGGGTAGCTCGGCCAACGCGCTCTGTTGGCGCAGCTGGCGAGTGGCTTCAAAGCCATCCATTACCGGCATTTGAATGTCCATTAGCACCAGTTTGAAATCGGTTTTGGCAACGGCGTCCAGCGCTTGCTGGCCGTCACCGGCAATGGTGACCTCGAGGCCCGCTTGTTCTAGCAATTCTTGGGCAACCTGCTGGTTGATGGGGTTATCTTCTACCAGCAGTACCGGCGCGCGGCTGAAGTGGTATTGGTTGCCGTGGTCAAGGTGTTGGCGTTTCGCTGGCGCTTTGGCACTGGGGCTAAAGACTTCCATAATGGTGTTGAACAGCACCGAGGGATTAACCGGTTTGGCCAAAAAGCTTTCTACCTTGGCTTCTTGCGCCTCATTCATGATCTCTTCGCGGCTGTAGGCGGACACCATCACCACTTTCGGGGCGTTTTTGATGTCGGGGTCGGCATTGATGCGCCGGCAGGTTTCAATGCCGTCGATACCCGGCATTGCCCAGTCCATCAGTACCAGCTGGTATTCTTTTTCCCGCATCATGGCTAGCGCTTGTTGGCCGCTAAGGGCGGTATCGTTCTGGCAACCCATTTGCCCTAACAGGTTACTGAGAATATCCAGTGACGCTTGATTGTCGTCCACCACCAGCACCTTGAGGCCTTTAAAGTCGGCGGCGGTAGTGACTTTATGCTCTTGTACCTGGGGCAGTGCTAACTGGGCGGTAAACCAGAAGGTACTGCCTTTACCCAACTCGCTTTCAACGCCGGTGCTGCCGCCCATTAGCCCCGCCAACCTTTTACAAATCACCAGGCCAAGGCCGGTGCCGCCATAGCGACG
Encoded here:
- a CDS encoding toxin-antitoxin system YwqK family antitoxin; the encoded protein is MKASNLLIASLLVLGSSSVLANDYTLGAPTYANGKETTYYPGGQVKVVVGVTGKKHSRNGEEIAYYPSGKLLSKGEYRHNKPYGKYVQYFENGQVRLEITYNKKGKLTGPLKEYWDNGKLKMTTTYERGRARNTEEVDYYRSGEVKSHIEHDHKGQRTGTRTDYFKNGKVMQTLPYSHSSREGMRKIYNEQGQLITEVQYRHDLPVYAIEYKNGKQVAKVTDAKGLHPYWLKD
- a CDS encoding response regulator yields the protein MDNAQYTILIVDDTPANIDVAKEVLKESYNVQAAINATLALKIIERKAPDLILLDVMMPDVDGYQLCQQLKADPNTQAIPVIFLTAKADIKDEAHGLALGAADYITKPLSPPILLARVKNHLALAQARKALEQQNQQLEDKVRERTHQLAELQDVAMVSMGALAEARDPETGNHIRRTQHYVQLLATELAKKPQYAVELTPENITMLFKSAPLHDIGKVGVPDHILLKPGKLTDAEFAEMKKHPGYGRDALNAAIGTLNEANNFLRYAMEIAYGHHEKWDGSGYPQGLKGEDIPLSARLMAIADVYDALISVRVYKPAFPHAKAIAIMQEGRGSHFDPSIFDTFISIADQFYEVSKTYADTELDFKRSALS
- a CDS encoding porin; its protein translation is MDKKIKVASLAVALGLSAMSSTSYGATVYKDADNTLDVYGRLQAQIGNGWNRDEDSGAEARMGGRLGFAMSRYLTGLDGTFLEGTKVVGKYEWQTNTEEYDTHSSDGTWTPRYAYLGLSNKKYGDLLIGRTQNPLWQVIKITYKYINWTPDTNSYLLSRVDKSYSFNRQDATVQWNYTNGHNTFEFARVMGNGESDARVDYGNMASYRYDYRNGDFKFSPALAYSDFKASADSIADENEREHRQYMGGFDMYYGDWNLGVTANHQTLTDFDYTKREFNGFDSMLAYSVTNRTTMTLGYSSIREISVTRKKEDWRMELEYRLARKTYLAATYLSDRVNDENSYLLGLRYYF